DNA from Nitrospina gracilis Nb-211:
CGGGCGCGAGCGCACCCAGGCGAGGCCGTGGCCGCGCGGGGTCATCTGCACTTCGGTTTCGAATGTGAAGTCCGATACAGCGTTGCCGTTGGGATCGACAAAACTCACCGTCACCGTGCCACTTGGCTGATTGGCATCCCTGGCGTAGGTGAACACATGCACGCTGTCGGGGAGGGTTTCCCAATACCGGTCGTCGGCGCGGGTCTGCGTGCTGGCGGCGACGCCCTGCTCGATTAGGCCGATGGCAGTGACGATGCCGGAGATGAGGAGGCCTTCGTCGCTGTCATGTTGCGCCGACAACAGCATGCCCTGCACGCCCAGTTCGGTGAGCGCCTTGCCCACGGTCTCGTGGGTTTCCTTGAAGACCACCTTGTCCTTGAGGATGGCGTCCACCACGCGGCCGCCGCGTGTCGAGGCCTGCCAGTAAATGTCCTCCGTCATGCGCGGCGAATAGGTGCGGCCGTTGACGAACAGCCGTGCGCCCTTTTCGCGGAACCCGGAGCCGCGTTTGAAGGTGAGCGCCGCCTGCCCCTCGCCCGCGGCGACCTTTACCGGCGACATGCCGCTTTCCGCCAGTACCAGCACATCGTCGCCCGGAGCGGGCGGGGTGAGGTCCGGCCGGATCTTCTGTGCTTCCTCAAACGCCGTCTTCGCCAGTTGTTCGTCGCCCAACAGATGTGACGCCCAACCTTCCAGGTAGATCAACAGCGCGAAGTCCATCTGGTATTTTTCGTTTTCGGCAAGCGCGTCCTGCAACTGGCCGCTTTTGAAACAGGCGCGCGCGTTTTCGTAGTCGCCTTCCTTCAGAAACAGCAGGCCGCGGTAGTAGTAGGCCATGGCGCGCTCATACGGTTCGCCCTTGAAATCCTTCTTGCCCTCCTCGTACCACACGCTCCGCGCTTTTTCCGCCGACTCGTTTTCCGCATAGACGGCCTCGATGCTGAGGAGCGTGATCTCGAACGACTCCGCGGCGAGGCGGTCGTGGCCCAGCTCCATGGCGCCCAGCCCGGCGCGCATGTGGTTGAGCACGAAGTTGCGCTCGCCTTCTTCCAGCACGTCGCGGTACACCTTGTGGAGCGGTTTCGGTTTGTTTTCGAGGTACGCCTGCATGACCTCTTTGGGGATTTGCTTGCGGGCGTAGCGGGTGGTGTCGCAGGCGGTGAGGAGAAAGGCGCAGAGGAGGACCAGGGTGCCGTACGCCGTGGCGCGTCTTCCCCCGGAGAAAAGACCCGGCGGCCGTGGCCGCCGTCCGGTCAATGCCAATGTGATGCGGGTTGCCGCGCGCACGTGTCCCTCCGGCTCCAAACGGTTATTGCGGATATATCTTTCAGGATAATTCAATTATTCCGAAATACCACAAGGAAAGCAACGGTCGCCGCGCAGGCGAAAGATGGATATGAAATTGGCCGTCTTAAAAGGAGTTGGTCACTTCCCGAATTCTTTCCGGTAGAGGTCGATGGAGGCATTGAGGATGCGCACGGCTTCTTCCCGGCCCAGAAAATCCTCCACCACCACTTCCTTCTTCTCCAGCTTCTTGTAGTCCTCGAAAAACCGTTTCACTTCTTCCATCCGGTGTGGCGGCAACTCGTCGATCGACTCGTAATGGTTGTATTCGGGATCGTCCATATGCACGGCGATGATCTTGTCGTCTTCCTCGCCCTGGTCCACCATCTCCATCACGCCGATGGGTTTGGCGCGCATGATGGACAGCGGGTACACGCGGTCCTGTCCCAGCACGAGGACATCCAGGGGGTCGTGGTCTTCGCCCAGCGTGCGCGGGATGAAGCCGTAGTTGGCGGGATACTGCACGGAGCTGTACAGGATGCGGTCCACCTTGATCATGCCGGTTTTCTTGTCGAGTTCGTACTTGGTTTTGGAGCCTTTGGGCACTTCGATGATAGCCGGAAACACGTCCGGCAGT
Protein-coding regions in this window:
- a CDS encoding inorganic diphosphatase, encoding MFHPWHDVELGDELPDVFPAIIEVPKGSKTKYELDKKTGMIKVDRILYSSVQYPANYGFIPRTLGEDHDPLDVLVLGQDRVYPLSIMRAKPIGVMEMVDQGEEDDKIIAVHMDDPEYNHYESIDELPPHRMEEVKRFFEDYKKLEKKEVVVEDFLGREEAVRILNASIDLYRKEFGK
- a CDS encoding tetratricopeptide repeat protein, which translates into the protein MRAATRITLALTGRRPRPPGLFSGGRRATAYGTLVLLCAFLLTACDTTRYARKQIPKEVMQAYLENKPKPLHKVYRDVLEEGERNFVLNHMRAGLGAMELGHDRLAAESFEITLLSIEAVYAENESAEKARSVWYEEGKKDFKGEPYERAMAYYYRGLLFLKEGDYENARACFKSGQLQDALAENEKYQMDFALLIYLEGWASHLLGDEQLAKTAFEEAQKIRPDLTPPAPGDDVLVLAESGMSPVKVAAGEGQAALTFKRGSGFREKGARLFVNGRTYSPRMTEDIYWQASTRGGRVVDAILKDKVVFKETHETVGKALTELGVQGMLLSAQHDSDEGLLISGIVTAIGLIEQGVAASTQTRADDRYWETLPDSVHVFTYARDANQPSGTVTVSFVDPNGNAVSDFTFETEVQMTPRGHGLAWVRSRPKFEKPGQTQTDPQTGSSGTLEADPQTAPRPAHTPARQPSQPD